A single window of Mycolicibacterium madagascariense DNA harbors:
- a CDS encoding IspD/TarI family cytidylyltransferase, which produces MPPWVIVPLPETLDPAAALTPVAGESPLVRVVRSMAEASAPGRVVVVSTAPHVDAADTLRAAGLDAVPVITADLAASRRDVLAAGLRHLGVQRDSRDPVLVCDCLHPLSPVAVAGRVADALARGHDVVVPILAVTDTVKTVDAGGSVLGTVDRTILRTVQFPRGFAASALWDLVAAPSPATVAAVADVDEFGAALRAGLDIGTVAGDPDAARVELPRDTDLLAAVIASGGPPAVARPPGRRDRTSP; this is translated from the coding sequence ATGCCACCGTGGGTGATCGTGCCGCTGCCGGAGACGCTGGATCCTGCGGCCGCCCTCACCCCGGTGGCAGGGGAGTCGCCGCTGGTGCGCGTCGTGCGGTCGATGGCGGAGGCGAGCGCGCCGGGTCGGGTCGTCGTGGTGAGCACCGCACCGCACGTCGACGCCGCCGACACCCTGCGCGCGGCCGGCCTCGACGCCGTACCGGTCATCACGGCCGACCTCGCGGCGTCACGGCGCGACGTCCTCGCCGCCGGACTGAGACATCTTGGCGTGCAACGAGATTCGCGTGATCCCGTGCTGGTCTGTGACTGTCTGCACCCGCTGTCGCCGGTCGCCGTGGCGGGCCGGGTGGCCGACGCCCTGGCCCGTGGGCACGACGTCGTGGTGCCGATCCTCGCGGTGACGGACACGGTCAAGACCGTCGACGCCGGCGGTTCGGTGCTCGGCACCGTGGACCGCACCATCCTGCGCACCGTGCAGTTTCCCCGTGGCTTCGCCGCGTCGGCGCTGTGGGACCTCGTCGCGGCCCCGTCCCCGGCCACGGTCGCGGCCGTGGCCGACGTCGACGAATTCGGTGCGGCGCTGCGGGCCGGTCTCGACATCGGCACCGTGGCGGGCGATCCGGACGCCGCCCGGGTGGAACTGCCGCGCGACACCGACCTGCTCGCGGCCGTCATCGCGAGTGGCGGGCCGCCAGCAGTAGCTCGGCCACCCGGACGTCGGGACCGAACGTCACCTTGA
- a CDS encoding twin-arginine translocation pathway signal has translation MTDDRGTDTEPTDAEAEPTDAEAEAEPAETDPTEAETQPAETEPAANRWRLVTAAVLGVLLLASAGLASWLYFYQFRPDQQTDAAVAAQTVKAADDGAVALLSYAPDTMDKDFAAAKAHLTGGFLDYYSQFTHDIVTPAVQQKAVKTSATIVQSAASEVHPTSATVLVFLNQTTTSKENPNGSFTASSVKVGLTKVGDAWLISAFDPV, from the coding sequence ATGACCGACGACCGCGGGACCGACACCGAGCCGACCGACGCCGAGGCTGAACCGACCGACGCCGAGGCAGAGGCCGAGCCAGCAGAGACCGACCCGACCGAAGCGGAGACCCAGCCAGCGGAGACCGAGCCCGCCGCGAACCGGTGGCGGCTCGTGACGGCGGCGGTGCTGGGCGTGCTGCTGCTCGCGTCCGCGGGACTGGCGTCGTGGCTGTACTTCTACCAGTTCAGGCCCGACCAGCAGACGGACGCCGCGGTCGCGGCGCAGACGGTCAAGGCGGCCGACGACGGTGCCGTGGCGCTGCTGTCGTACGCGCCGGACACCATGGACAAGGACTTTGCGGCCGCCAAGGCCCATCTCACCGGCGGATTCCTGGACTACTACAGCCAATTCACCCACGACATCGTCACGCCGGCGGTGCAGCAGAAGGCGGTGAAGACGTCGGCGACGATCGTGCAGTCCGCGGCCTCCGAGGTGCACCCCACGTCGGCCACGGTGCTCGTCTTCCTCAACCAGACCACGACGAGCAAGGAGAACCCGAACGGCTCCTTCACCGCGAGCAGCGTGAAGGTGGGTCTGACCAAGGTCGGCGACGCGTGGCTGATCTCGGCCTTCGACCCCGTGTAG
- a CDS encoding amidohydrolase family protein → MGQLSHRVDVPFPLFDADNHLYEPPEAMTKFLPKEYKDVVQYVEVNGRTKIALKGQISNYIPNPTFSVVAQPGAWEEYFKFGNPDGKSKRELFGEPMRAIPAFFEPGPRLEKMNELGLDRSLMFPTLASLIEERLADDPVAIHVIVHALNEWLDEVWGFNYKNRIFTTPVITLPIVEKAIEELDWAVKRGARAILIRPAPVPGFRGPRSFALPEFDPFWQKCVEYDVFVGMHSSDSGYSRYTSEWDGGAQEMLPFQTNAMSILNEWRPIQDAVASWVIHGALFRFPTLKVGIVEAGSKWMFPLLDSMAEVWKKAPEAFLGNPMEEIKNRIYVSPFYEEGIDDLINLIGVDQVLYGSDWPHPEGLAEPTHYVTALEHLAVEDQAKIMGGNLSRLVTV, encoded by the coding sequence ATGGGTCAACTATCACACCGTGTCGATGTACCGTTCCCGCTGTTCGACGCCGACAACCACCTGTACGAGCCGCCCGAGGCGATGACCAAGTTCCTGCCCAAGGAATACAAGGACGTCGTCCAGTACGTCGAGGTGAACGGGCGCACCAAGATCGCGCTGAAGGGTCAGATCAGCAACTACATCCCCAACCCCACGTTCTCGGTGGTGGCGCAGCCGGGTGCCTGGGAGGAGTACTTCAAGTTCGGCAACCCCGACGGCAAGAGCAAGCGCGAGCTGTTCGGTGAGCCCATGCGGGCCATCCCGGCGTTCTTCGAACCCGGGCCGCGGCTGGAGAAGATGAACGAGCTGGGCCTGGACCGTTCGCTCATGTTCCCGACGCTGGCCAGCCTCATCGAGGAGCGGCTCGCCGACGACCCGGTCGCCATCCACGTCATCGTGCACGCGCTGAACGAGTGGCTGGACGAGGTGTGGGGCTTCAACTACAAGAACCGCATCTTCACGACGCCCGTCATCACGCTGCCGATCGTCGAGAAGGCCATCGAGGAGTTGGACTGGGCGGTCAAGCGCGGCGCCAGGGCCATCCTCATCCGCCCGGCCCCGGTGCCCGGCTTCCGCGGGCCGAGGTCGTTCGCGCTGCCCGAGTTCGACCCGTTCTGGCAGAAGTGCGTCGAGTACGACGTCTTCGTCGGCATGCACTCCAGTGACAGCGGCTACTCCCGCTACACCTCCGAGTGGGATGGTGGCGCCCAGGAGATGCTGCCGTTCCAGACGAACGCCATGAGCATCCTGAACGAGTGGCGTCCGATCCAGGATGCGGTGGCGTCCTGGGTGATTCACGGCGCGCTGTTCCGTTTCCCCACCCTCAAGGTCGGCATCGTCGAGGCCGGCTCGAAGTGGATGTTCCCGCTGCTGGACTCCATGGCCGAGGTGTGGAAGAAGGCTCCGGAGGCGTTCCTCGGCAACCCGATGGAGGAGATCAAGAACCGCATCTACGTCAGCCCGTTCTACGAGGAGGGCATCGACGACCTGATCAACCTGATCGGCGTCGACCAGGTGCTCTATGGGTCGGACTGGCCGCACCCCGAGGGCCTCGCCGAGCCGACGCACTACGTGACCGCACTCGAGCACCTCGCGGTCGAGGATCAGGCGAAGATCATGGGCGGCAACCTGAGTCGCCTCGTCACGGTGTGA
- a CDS encoding AMP-binding protein yields MRVIPVELARHYVEQGWWTSETLGAMLARGLEAHPDTGFQVHSAHRPWVGAFRDVEDVARRLAAGLSRRGVGPGDVVALQLPNWMEAAAAFWATAFLGAVVVPIVHFYGRKEVGHILATAKPKVFVTAREFGRMAFQPDLVRDVPIVALVGEASFDDLLADEPMAGTLATDPGAPALIAFTSGTTRDPKGVVHSHQTLGFETRQLLANYPPDRGRQLTATPVGHFIGMVGAFLIPVVEGAPIDLADVFDPAAVLALMKSDGITIGGGPPYFVTSLLDHPDCTAEHRRHIKTVGLGGSTVPVAVTRRLADLGVFVFRSYGSTEHPSITGSGRDAPEDKRLYTDGNARPGVEVRLAEDGEILSRGPDLCLGYTDAALTAKAFDADGWYHTGDVGVLDADGYLTITDRKADVIIRGGENVSAVEVEEVLLAMPQVAEAVVVAAPDERLGERTAAVLRIRPGLTMPTLDEVRAHFDRAGVARQKWPEELHEADDFPRTASGKVQKFRVRQGLAEARPTVAM; encoded by the coding sequence ATGCGTGTCATCCCGGTAGAGCTGGCCAGACACTACGTGGAGCAGGGGTGGTGGACCTCGGAGACCCTCGGCGCGATGCTCGCGCGCGGACTCGAGGCGCACCCCGACACCGGGTTCCAGGTGCACTCCGCGCACCGGCCGTGGGTCGGCGCGTTCCGCGACGTCGAGGACGTCGCTCGGCGGCTGGCAGCGGGCCTGAGCCGGCGCGGCGTCGGACCGGGGGACGTCGTCGCGCTGCAGTTGCCGAACTGGATGGAGGCGGCGGCCGCCTTCTGGGCGACGGCCTTCCTCGGCGCGGTGGTGGTGCCGATCGTGCACTTCTACGGTCGCAAGGAGGTCGGGCACATCCTCGCCACCGCGAAGCCCAAGGTCTTCGTCACGGCCAGGGAGTTCGGCCGGATGGCGTTCCAGCCGGACCTGGTGCGCGACGTGCCGATCGTGGCGCTGGTGGGTGAGGCCAGCTTCGACGACCTGCTCGCCGACGAACCCATGGCCGGCACGCTCGCCACCGATCCGGGCGCACCCGCGCTCATCGCGTTCACGTCGGGAACGACGCGCGACCCCAAGGGCGTCGTGCACAGTCATCAGACGCTGGGCTTCGAGACCCGCCAACTGCTGGCGAACTATCCGCCCGACCGCGGCAGGCAGCTGACGGCGACGCCGGTCGGGCACTTCATCGGCATGGTCGGCGCGTTCCTCATCCCGGTCGTCGAGGGCGCGCCGATCGACCTCGCCGACGTCTTCGACCCGGCCGCGGTGCTGGCGCTGATGAAGTCCGACGGGATCACCATCGGCGGAGGTCCGCCCTACTTCGTCACCAGCCTGCTGGACCATCCCGACTGCACCGCCGAGCACCGGCGCCACATCAAGACCGTCGGCCTCGGTGGGTCGACCGTGCCCGTCGCGGTGACCAGGCGTCTTGCCGACCTCGGCGTCTTCGTCTTTCGGTCCTACGGCAGCACCGAGCACCCGTCGATCACCGGGTCCGGCCGCGACGCGCCGGAGGACAAGCGGCTCTACACCGACGGCAATGCCCGTCCGGGGGTGGAGGTCAGGCTCGCCGAGGACGGCGAGATCCTCAGCCGCGGTCCCGACCTCTGCCTCGGCTACACCGACGCCGCGCTGACGGCCAAGGCCTTCGACGCCGACGGCTGGTACCACACCGGCGACGTCGGCGTGCTCGACGCCGACGGCTACCTGACCATCACCGACCGCAAGGCCGACGTCATCATCCGCGGCGGCGAGAACGTCTCCGCGGTGGAGGTGGAGGAGGTGCTGCTCGCCATGCCGCAGGTGGCCGAGGCCGTCGTGGTGGCAGCGCCCGACGAGCGCCTCGGCGAGCGGACCGCGGCGGTCCTGCGGATCAGGCCGGGGCTGACGATGCCGACCCTGGACGAGGTGCGGGCGCACTTCGACCGCGCCGGCGTGGCGCGCCAGAAATGGCCGGAGGAGTTGCACGAGGCCGACGACTTTCCGCGCACGGCGAGCGGGAAGGTCCAGAAGTTTCGCGTGCGGCAGGGCCTGGCCGAAGCACGACCCACCGTTGCCATGTGA
- a CDS encoding TetR/AcrR family transcriptional regulator codes for MPSDRRIGGPDAKNRGVLLDAAEALMLEDGYAAVTSRRVAERAGLKPQLVHYYFRAMDEMFIEVFRRRATQGLDALATALQSDQPLWALWEFGTDPDATQLTMEFMGLANHRKALRTEIAIYAERFREQQVEAMAAALKRYGYEQTDVPPVVWALFATSVSQVLVLERALGMSNGHAEMLAFCEEWLRRLEGERVRVDTPASATSTA; via the coding sequence ATGCCATCGGACCGCAGGATCGGAGGGCCGGACGCCAAGAACCGCGGCGTGCTGCTCGATGCCGCCGAGGCGCTGATGCTGGAGGACGGCTACGCGGCGGTGACGTCGCGGCGGGTGGCCGAACGCGCCGGACTCAAACCGCAACTGGTGCACTACTACTTCCGCGCCATGGACGAGATGTTCATCGAGGTGTTCCGCCGCAGGGCGACCCAGGGTCTCGACGCGCTGGCCACGGCGCTGCAGTCCGACCAACCGCTGTGGGCGCTGTGGGAGTTCGGCACCGACCCCGACGCCACTCAGCTCACGATGGAGTTCATGGGTCTGGCGAATCATCGCAAGGCCCTGCGCACCGAGATCGCCATCTACGCCGAGCGTTTTCGCGAACAGCAGGTCGAGGCGATGGCGGCCGCCCTCAAGCGCTACGGGTACGAGCAGACCGACGTTCCGCCGGTGGTGTGGGCGCTGTTCGCCACGAGTGTCTCCCAGGTGCTGGTGCTCGAGCGGGCGCTGGGCATGTCGAACGGCCACGCCGAGATGCTGGCGTTCTGCGAGGAGTGGCTGCGTCGGCTGGAGGGCGAACGCGTGCGCGTGGACACCCCGGCGAGCGCGACGTCGACGGCCTGA
- a CDS encoding cytochrome P450 produces MTADFDTVDYFTDQTLVPDPHPYFDHLRSKCPVVREPNYGVLAITGYDEANTVLKDTDTFSSCIAVAGPFPPLPFTPEGDDITAQINEHRSLMPMFEHMVTMDPPDHTNARSLLNRLLTPSRLKENEEFMWRLADDCLDDFVAQGKCEFLSAYAKPFSLLVIANLLGVPSEDYDEFRAVLGSPRPGAQVGSLDGELVGLNPLEWLDDKFVGYLEDRRATPRDDVLTALATAKYPDGSTPPVLEVARSATFLFAAGQETTTKLLSASIKVLGDRPDIQDALRRDRSRIPVFVEESLRMDAPVKSQFRLSKKNTHLGDIDVPAGTTLMVCPGAVNRDPERFENPHEFSLDRKNVREHIAFGRGVHSCPGGPLARVEGRVSMERILDRMADITIDEDKHGPAGDRSYNYEPTFILRGLTEINIRFTPAG; encoded by the coding sequence ATGACCGCTGACTTCGACACCGTCGACTACTTCACGGATCAGACCCTGGTTCCCGATCCCCATCCGTACTTCGACCACCTGCGCAGCAAGTGTCCGGTGGTCCGCGAGCCGAACTACGGCGTGCTCGCGATCACCGGTTACGACGAGGCGAACACCGTGCTCAAGGACACCGACACGTTCTCGTCGTGCATCGCGGTCGCCGGTCCCTTCCCACCCCTGCCGTTCACGCCCGAGGGCGACGACATCACCGCCCAGATCAACGAACACCGTTCTCTCATGCCGATGTTCGAGCACATGGTCACCATGGATCCGCCCGATCACACCAACGCCCGGTCGCTGCTGAACCGTCTCCTCACGCCCAGCCGGCTGAAGGAGAACGAGGAGTTCATGTGGCGGCTGGCCGACGACTGCCTCGACGACTTCGTCGCCCAGGGCAAGTGCGAATTCCTGTCCGCGTACGCAAAGCCGTTCTCGCTGTTGGTGATTGCCAACCTCCTCGGCGTCCCCAGCGAGGACTACGACGAGTTCCGCGCCGTACTCGGCTCGCCGCGCCCGGGGGCTCAGGTGGGTTCCCTCGACGGCGAACTCGTCGGGCTCAACCCCCTCGAGTGGCTCGACGACAAGTTCGTCGGCTACCTCGAGGACCGCCGGGCGACGCCGCGCGACGACGTGCTCACCGCACTGGCCACGGCCAAGTACCCGGACGGTTCCACGCCGCCGGTGCTCGAGGTCGCGCGGTCGGCGACCTTCCTGTTCGCCGCGGGCCAGGAGACCACCACGAAGCTGCTGTCGGCGTCGATCAAGGTGCTCGGCGACCGCCCCGACATCCAGGACGCCCTGCGCCGAGACCGCAGCCGCATCCCGGTCTTCGTCGAGGAGTCGCTGCGGATGGACGCCCCCGTCAAGAGCCAATTCCGGTTGTCCAAGAAGAACACTCACCTCGGCGACATCGACGTGCCCGCCGGCACGACGCTGATGGTGTGCCCGGGCGCGGTCAATCGCGACCCGGAGCGGTTCGAGAACCCGCACGAGTTCAGCCTGGACCGCAAGAACGTGCGCGAGCACATCGCCTTCGGCCGCGGCGTGCACTCCTGCCCGGGTGGACCGCTGGCCCGCGTCGAGGGCCGGGTGTCGATGGAACGCATCCTCGACCGAATGGCCGACATCACCATCGACGAGGACAAGCACGGCCCGGCCGGCGATCGCAGCTATAACTACGAGCCCACCTTCATCCTGCGCGGACTGACCGAGATCAACATCAGGTTCACCCCGGCCGGCTAG
- a CDS encoding tetratricopeptide repeat protein gives MSVDESEPANQAPERDPADGPPDAPRHASPVRPAIVAGLIVVVALAALTGWVGYRAYQARQQADQRAMFLQVGRQGALDLTVYDYDHVDAQVQRTLDLATGTFYDDFQRRAPAFAELVKQIKSTSTGTVVDAGIESQTPGAAKMLVAVVVTSQVNGQPNADPKLFRMRLSLQGVDGGAKISGVEFVS, from the coding sequence ATGTCCGTAGACGAGTCCGAACCCGCCAACCAGGCGCCGGAGCGGGACCCGGCCGACGGTCCGCCCGACGCACCCCGGCACGCGTCCCCGGTCCGCCCGGCGATCGTCGCCGGCCTGATCGTGGTCGTCGCGCTGGCCGCCCTCACCGGCTGGGTCGGCTACCGGGCCTACCAGGCGCGCCAGCAGGCCGACCAGCGGGCGATGTTCCTTCAGGTCGGGCGTCAGGGCGCACTCGACCTGACCGTGTACGACTACGACCACGTCGACGCCCAGGTGCAACGCACCCTCGACCTGGCGACCGGCACGTTCTACGACGACTTCCAGCGCCGCGCACCCGCGTTCGCGGAGTTGGTCAAACAGATCAAGTCCACGTCGACGGGCACGGTGGTCGACGCGGGCATCGAGAGCCAGACACCCGGTGCGGCCAAGATGCTGGTGGCCGTGGTGGTCACGTCGCAGGTCAACGGTCAGCCCAACGCCGACCCGAAGCTCTTCCGCATGCGGTTGTCGCTGCAGGGCGTCGACGGCGGCGCCAAGATCTCCGGAGTGGAGTTCGTCTCGTGA
- a CDS encoding FadD3 family acyl-CoA ligase, which produces MTGSHTWQTIPEMVLSAADRFGDSEAVVDGPLRLTFTELTHRIRCAAGAFAEWGIVKGDRVAVWAPNSAEWIIAAFGAMTAGAILVPVNTRFTAEEAADVVSRSGARVVLVQRGFLERDFDAAVPTIDLKSDVLTSGVPFARDPSQWLRADDVSDVIYTSGTTGKPKGAMMSHGQTLRMYEEWATLADLREGDRYLMINPYFHTFGLKAGLVASFLRGATMLPVAVFDVDAVVNLIAAERITMLPGPPTVYHSLLAVPDKTMLATLRAGVTGAADIPVELVKRIHDELPFQTLMTGYGLTEAGNVTLSRPGDSFADVATTAGLPCADVDVRIADDGEVLVRGYGVMLGYLDDPAATAEAIDAEGWLHTGDLGAFTESGRLRIVGRKKDMYIVGGFNVYPAEVEGVLSEHPQIAQAAVVGTPDARLGQVGKAFVVLRSGADGPSADDIISWSRRRMAGFKVPRSVQFLDELPTNATGKVVKDRLR; this is translated from the coding sequence GTGACCGGGAGCCACACCTGGCAGACCATCCCCGAGATGGTGTTGAGCGCAGCGGACCGCTTCGGCGACTCCGAAGCCGTCGTCGACGGCCCGCTGCGCTTGACGTTCACGGAGCTGACGCATCGAATCCGCTGTGCCGCAGGCGCTTTCGCCGAATGGGGCATCGTGAAGGGCGATCGCGTGGCGGTGTGGGCGCCCAATTCCGCGGAGTGGATCATCGCCGCGTTCGGGGCGATGACGGCCGGCGCCATCCTGGTGCCGGTGAACACGCGGTTCACGGCCGAGGAGGCCGCCGACGTGGTGTCGCGCAGCGGCGCTCGGGTGGTGCTGGTGCAACGGGGCTTCCTGGAGCGTGACTTCGACGCCGCGGTCCCGACGATCGACCTGAAGTCGGACGTCCTGACCAGCGGCGTGCCGTTCGCGCGGGACCCGTCGCAGTGGCTGCGCGCCGACGACGTGTCCGACGTGATCTACACCTCGGGCACGACCGGAAAGCCCAAGGGCGCCATGATGTCTCACGGTCAGACGCTGCGCATGTACGAGGAGTGGGCGACGCTCGCCGACCTCCGCGAGGGCGACCGCTACCTCATGATCAACCCCTACTTCCACACGTTCGGGTTGAAGGCCGGGCTGGTGGCGTCGTTCCTGCGCGGTGCCACCATGCTGCCGGTGGCGGTCTTCGACGTCGACGCGGTGGTGAATCTGATTGCGGCCGAACGCATCACGATGCTCCCCGGGCCGCCCACGGTCTACCACTCGCTGCTCGCCGTCCCCGACAAGACCATGTTGGCGACGCTGCGCGCGGGCGTCACCGGTGCCGCGGACATTCCGGTCGAACTGGTGAAGCGCATCCACGACGAGCTGCCCTTCCAGACGCTGATGACCGGCTACGGCCTCACCGAGGCGGGCAACGTCACGCTGTCGCGGCCCGGTGACTCCTTCGCCGACGTCGCGACGACCGCGGGTCTGCCGTGCGCGGACGTCGACGTGCGGATCGCCGACGACGGCGAAGTCCTGGTGCGGGGCTACGGCGTCATGCTCGGCTACCTCGACGACCCGGCCGCGACCGCGGAGGCCATCGACGCCGAGGGCTGGCTGCACACCGGTGACCTCGGTGCGTTCACCGAGTCGGGGCGGTTGCGCATCGTCGGCAGGAAGAAGGACATGTACATCGTCGGCGGGTTCAACGTCTACCCCGCCGAGGTGGAGGGCGTCCTGAGCGAACACCCGCAGATCGCCCAGGCGGCGGTCGTCGGAACGCCCGATGCGCGATTGGGGCAGGTGGGCAAGGCGTTCGTCGTCCTGCGGTCCGGGGCGGACGGCCCGAGTGCCGACGACATCATCTCCTGGAGTAGGCGGCGAATGGCGGGCTTCAAGGTGCCGCGGTCGGTACAGTTCCTCGACGAGTTGCCCACCAACGCCACCGGCAAAGTCGTCAAGGACCGTCTGCGCTAG
- a CDS encoding enoyl-CoA hydratase/isomerase family protein: MVDLEIDDGLAVMTIDRPHARNAISLDTMDQLDDALTRAAGARALVLKGAGDKAFVSGGDLKELSALRTTADAAAMARRMRGVCDRIAAFPGPTLAALNGHAIGGGAEFAVAADIRIAADDVKIGFSQVTLAIMPAWGGAERLAELVGRGRALLLAGTGRILGAEEAQRLGLIDVVASRASFEDEWRALGRALAAPPVVDIKRVIAGVPAEEAIGAFADLWVSDEHWAAAERVMNRPRGAG; the protein is encoded by the coding sequence ATGGTCGACCTCGAGATCGACGACGGATTGGCCGTCATGACGATCGATCGGCCCCACGCCCGCAACGCCATCTCCCTCGACACGATGGATCAGCTCGACGACGCGCTGACCCGCGCCGCCGGTGCGCGCGCCCTGGTGCTCAAGGGTGCCGGCGACAAGGCCTTCGTCTCCGGCGGCGACCTCAAGGAACTGAGCGCCCTGCGCACCACGGCCGACGCGGCGGCCATGGCACGGCGGATGCGGGGCGTCTGCGATCGCATCGCCGCGTTCCCCGGCCCGACGCTGGCCGCCCTCAACGGTCACGCGATCGGCGGCGGCGCGGAATTCGCCGTGGCCGCCGACATCAGGATCGCGGCCGACGACGTCAAGATCGGCTTCAGTCAGGTCACGCTGGCCATCATGCCGGCCTGGGGTGGCGCCGAGCGCCTCGCCGAGCTGGTCGGCAGGGGCAGGGCGCTGTTGCTCGCGGGCACGGGCCGCATCCTGGGCGCCGAGGAGGCGCAGCGCCTCGGCCTGATCGACGTCGTGGCGTCACGCGCCAGCTTCGAGGACGAGTGGCGGGCGCTGGGCCGCGCGCTCGCCGCGCCGCCGGTCGTCGACATCAAGCGCGTGATCGCCGGGGTGCCCGCCGAGGAGGCCATCGGCGCGTTCGCCGACCTGTGGGTGTCCGACGAGCACTGGGCCGCCGCCGAACGCGTCATGAACCGTCCGCGCGGCGCCGGCTAG
- a CDS encoding patatin-like phospholipase family protein encodes MTGVERADLVLSGGGVKGVGLVGAVVALLDAGYVPQRVSGTSAGSIVGAVVAAAAQSGTITGEQVEDLALQLNYRKFLDAGPGERIPVVGPSVALLRGTGIYRGDYARDWVRDRLAELGVHTFGDLAIDDPELPPEQRYRLVVTVSDLTTGQLIRLPWDYRRVYGLDPDEQSVADAVRASMSIPFFFRPVSLTSASGRTSTLVDGGLLSNFPIDSLDRTDGKPPRWPTFGVTLLPNLPDGNDRLIPALAPLRLLGAPHLLEDVITTALVGRDQAYLNQPWVQARTIRVDSTKVGFLDFDLRRNDVLALYAEGHAAAERFLAGWDWAAYLRRFR; translated from the coding sequence GTGACTGGAGTCGAACGCGCGGATCTCGTCCTGTCCGGCGGCGGCGTCAAGGGCGTCGGTCTGGTGGGCGCCGTCGTGGCGCTGCTCGACGCGGGCTACGTGCCGCAACGCGTCTCGGGAACGTCGGCGGGGTCCATCGTCGGAGCCGTCGTGGCGGCGGCCGCACAGTCCGGCACGATCACCGGCGAGCAGGTCGAAGACCTTGCGCTGCAACTGAATTACCGCAAGTTTCTCGACGCGGGTCCGGGCGAGCGCATACCGGTGGTCGGCCCTTCGGTCGCGTTGCTGCGCGGTACCGGGATCTACCGCGGCGACTACGCCCGCGACTGGGTCAGGGACCGACTCGCCGAACTGGGGGTGCACACCTTCGGCGACCTCGCCATCGACGATCCCGAGCTACCGCCCGAGCAGCGTTACCGGCTGGTGGTCACGGTGTCCGACCTCACCACCGGGCAACTGATCCGCCTGCCCTGGGACTATCGCAGGGTCTACGGTCTCGACCCCGACGAGCAGTCGGTCGCCGACGCCGTGCGCGCGTCGATGTCGATCCCGTTCTTCTTCCGGCCGGTGTCGCTGACGAGCGCGTCGGGGCGGACCTCGACCCTCGTCGACGGCGGACTGCTGTCCAACTTCCCGATCGACTCGCTCGACAGGACCGACGGCAAACCACCGCGCTGGCCGACCTTCGGCGTCACGCTGCTTCCGAACCTGCCCGACGGCAACGACCGGCTCATCCCCGCACTGGCCCCGCTTCGGCTGCTGGGCGCGCCGCATCTGCTCGAGGACGTCATCACCACCGCGCTGGTGGGCCGCGACCAGGCCTACCTCAATCAGCCCTGGGTGCAGGCCCGCACCATTCGCGTGGACTCGACGAAGGTGGGGTTCCTCGACTTCGACCTGCGCCGGAACGACGTCCTGGCGCTCTACGCCGAGGGGCACGCCGCGGCCGAGCGGTTCCTCGCCGGGTGGGACTGGGCGGCCTACCTGCGTCGCTTCCGCTGA
- a CDS encoding IspD/TarI family cytidylyltransferase: MSETSTRLAVGVVLAAGMGTRVGADGNKAYLPLAGRSMVSWAVEAVARCAQVDRIVLVFRCGERELAERTLAAELPGVTVEFVEGGQTRHGSEENVLDHLAPDIEAGDVDVVLIHDAARPLAGPDMMDTALTTARAHGGAIPVLAMTDVVKVDAADDISAVDGTLARVQTPQAFRARALLDAYRLAADANFDGTDTSACVQGFTATEVRVFPGAPTNVKVTFGPDVRVAELLLAARHSR; encoded by the coding sequence GTGTCCGAGACCTCGACCCGCCTCGCCGTGGGCGTCGTACTGGCCGCGGGCATGGGCACCCGGGTGGGCGCCGACGGCAACAAGGCGTACCTCCCGCTGGCCGGGCGCAGCATGGTGTCCTGGGCCGTCGAGGCGGTCGCGCGCTGCGCCCAAGTCGACCGCATCGTCCTGGTATTCCGGTGCGGGGAACGCGAACTCGCCGAGCGCACCCTCGCGGCCGAACTCCCCGGCGTCACCGTCGAATTCGTCGAGGGCGGGCAGACCCGCCACGGTTCGGAGGAGAACGTGCTCGACCACCTGGCGCCCGACATCGAGGCCGGCGACGTCGACGTGGTGTTGATCCACGACGCCGCGCGGCCGCTCGCCGGGCCCGACATGATGGACACCGCGCTGACGACGGCGCGGGCCCACGGTGGCGCCATCCCCGTGCTGGCGATGACCGACGTCGTGAAAGTGGATGCGGCAGACGACATTTCGGCCGTCGACGGGACGCTCGCGAGAGTTCAGACGCCACAGGCCTTTCGGGCCCGGGCCCTCCTGGATGCCTACCGACTGGCGGCGGACGCGAACTTCGACGGCACCGACACCTCGGCCTGCGTCCAGGGTTTCACCGCCACCGAGGTGCGGGTCTTTCCCGGCGCCCCGACGAACGTCAAGGTGACGTTCGGTCCCGACGTCCGGGTGGCCGAGCTACTGCTGGCGGCCCGCCACTCGCGATGA